Proteins encoded within one genomic window of Egibacteraceae bacterium:
- a CDS encoding TfoX/Sxy family protein, which produces MAYDTELADRIREAFAGAGVDAVEQSMFGGHALMVRGHMTVGVLGDDLIVRVGRERYEDALARPAARPMDFTGRPMTGMVFVAAAGLDDVTLDGWVRRGLSFTRSLPPK; this is translated from the coding sequence ATGGCCTACGACACCGAACTTGCCGACCGGATCCGAGAGGCGTTCGCCGGGGCGGGCGTCGACGCGGTCGAGCAGTCGATGTTCGGCGGCCATGCCCTCATGGTGCGCGGGCACATGACCGTAGGGGTCCTCGGTGACGACCTCATCGTGCGCGTCGGACGGGAGCGCTACGAGGACGCCCTCGCGAGGCCTGCCGCCCGCCCCATGGACTTCACCGGCAGGCCCATGACCGGGATGGTTTTCGTTGCGGCCGCCGGACTGGACGACGTAACGCTCGACGGCTGGGTCCGGCGGGGCCTCTCGTTCACCCGCTCCCTGCCACCCAAGTAG